ATCGCTCGACGTCTTCGGCGACCGATTGGCGAAACGCCTCGTCGGCGGGCGGGCCTGGATCGAATCCTCGTAGCACGCCTTTGAGGAACATCGGAGTGCCTCCGACAAAGATCGCAGGCTTCCCCTCGGCCGCGAGCCGGTCGACGATCGCGTGGGCGGACTGCAAGTAGCAAGCCACGCTGAACTCATCCGAGGGATCGACCAAATCAATCAGGTGATGCGGCACCGTCTCGCGATCTTCACGCGTCGGTTTCGCGCTGCCGATGTCCATGTCGCGGTACACGGCCACCGAATCGAGCGACAACACTTCGCCGCCGGTGATCCGAGCCAATTGAATCGCGACCGAACTTTTGCCTGATGCCGTGGGTCCGGTGATCACGATGGCACGATCAACCAGCGGAGGGAACGTGGACGGTTGCGATTGTACGTTCGTCCGCTCAGTCATTTTGCCACAAGCATTGGATCACGAGGCCAGCCTAATCTCATGTTGCTAAGGGGCATCCACGGTGTGTGTGCCCTGGGTCCATTATAAACCGATGTCAAACCGGTTGCGAAATCACGGGACCAATCACGGGACCAATCACGGGACCAATCACGGGACCACCGCCCAGTGCATCACTCAGGCTTGACCCTTGAGGTAGTGGACGAGGCAACGAGTCCCCCTGAGCTGACGAATGAACGGACTCGTTGCCTCGTCCACTATCCTTCGCTGTTTCGTCTTGGATGTCGCTTAGACTTGGACTTCGAAGATGGCTTCGATTTCCACGGCGATTCCACCAGGCAATGCGTTAGTCCCCAGGGCGCTTCGCGCGGCCACGCCGGCGTCTTCGCCGAACACGTCGCGGAACAGTTCGCTACAACCGTTGATCACCGCAGGCTGCTTGTCGAACCCATCGGTACAGCGAACCAATCCGAGCAATTTGACCAACCGAGTGACCTTATCAAGGCTACCCAGATGAGTTTTCAGGGTTGCCAACATACCCAGCCCGGTCAAACGAGCTGCGTCGTAACCGGCTTCGACATCCATATCCAACCCGAGCCGTCCGGTGATCAACGATTTGTTGGGCTTCAGCGGTCCATGTCCTGACAAATAGGCCATGTTTCCTGCGATCACGATTGGCTTGTAGACACCAACAGGTTTGGGAGGTGTGGGCAGTTCGATTCCGAGTTCTTTTAGTTTTACTTCGGCACTCATCTGATTGAAAACTCCGGGTGTTGGTTCGGGAAGGGGCTGGATCGAAAGATGGATTGGGAATGGCGAATCGACATGACGTCGTTCAAATAGCAAAGCGTACCCGGTTCGCGTACGCTTTCCAACGCGTCTGCGGCTCGCATTTTCAAGAAGGCTTTTTTCCGTAAACCGAGTCGGGGTCGACCAGACGCTCGTCAGCGACCACCGCGGTCCCGTCAGCCGCGACCGTGC
The genomic region above belongs to Novipirellula caenicola and contains:
- a CDS encoding RidA family protein, with amino-acid sequence MSAEVKLKELGIELPTPPKPVGVYKPIVIAGNMAYLSGHGPLKPNKSLITGRLGLDMDVEAGYDAARLTGLGMLATLKTHLGSLDKVTRLVKLLGLVRCTDGFDKQPAVINGCSELFRDVFGEDAGVAARSALGTNALPGGIAVEIEAIFEVQV